Below is a window of Lacibacter sp. H407 DNA.
CTCAGCAGTCCTGATTATTTTGCCAAGCACGGCACGAATGGGAATTTCTTAATCAAACATTCAGTAGGAAGTATTCCGCATGGAGCTGAAGTGGATGTTCCTATTGTTTATGCCGATTATTATTATCTGGAGGCGTTACTACGCTATAATCAAATAACCAAAGCTTTAAATAAATAATCCAAAATTTACGCATTATGAGACGTTGCTTGCTTGCATGTATTCTGCTGCTGAATCTGTCCCTTGCCTTTGCGCAACAGGTTACAATCAGCGGAACTGTTACCGGTTCTGATAACGCTCCAGTAGAAGGAGTTTCAGTGAAAGTGAAAGGATCACAAACAGCCGGCGCTATTACCAATGCGGAAGGTAAATACCGCATTACCATTTCCACCCGGGATGCATTTTTGATTTTTTCGCATGTTGGCTATTTAGACAGAGAATTATCGCCCGGTAAAAATTCAACTTTAGATGTTGTGCTGCAGTCAAGAATAAAAGAATCGGAAGAGGTGGTTGTAGTTGGCTACGGAACCGTGAGGAAAAAAGATCTTACCGGTTCGGTTGCAAAAGTGAACATGGAAGATATCAATAAAGCACCGGTGCGTTCATTTGATGAAGCACTTGCCGGTCGTACTGCTGGTGTTCAGGTGCAATCGAGTGATGGGCAGCCGGGCTCAGGTATCAGCATTGTTGTAAGGGGTAATAATTCCATTACACAAAACAACTCACCGCTCTATGTTATCGATGGATTTCCTATTGAAAATTCAGATAACAATGCCATCAATCCAGCCGATATTGAAACCATTGAAGTATTGAAAGATGCATCTGCAACTGCAATTTATGGTGCACGTGGTGCGAATGGGGTTATTATGATCACAACAAAGAAAGGAAAAGAAGGCCCGCCGGTCATTTCATTGAATGTATCATATGGTACTCAAAAAGCACTAAAGAAAATGGATTTATTAAGTGCTTATGAATATGTACGCTATCAAATAGAATCTGATCCTGCACTTACTCCTGCTGCTGGTTCTTTTGGACAAACTCCAACCCAGATTTATCTTGCTAACGGAAAAAGTATAAACGACTATAAAAATGAAAAAGCTTTTGATTGGCAGGATGCGGTTTTGCGTGAGGCGCCAATGGCCAACTACAACCTGGCTGTAACAGGAGGCACCAAGCAAACAAGATATGCCATTTCAGGTTCGTACCTCGATCAACAGGGAATTCTGATAAACTCCGGATACAAACGCTATCAGGGAAGAATCGTTTTAGATCAAACTATCAATTCAAAATTGAAGATCAGCGTTAATGCTAACTACAGCAATTTGATGCAATCAGGTATCAGTCCCAGTCAAAGTGTTTTCAGTGCCAGTCATAATCTGATGGTTGCAATCTGGGGTGCAAGACCTGTTTCTCCTGATGTAGACGATCCGGATGATATGCTGTTTGATCCTACTATTAATTCGGCAACTGACTATCGAGTAAACCCTGTAGTCAATCAAAAAAATCTCGTTCGAAATAACCGTTTGCAGAATTTTACAGTAAATGCTTATGCAGAGTATGCAATAATGCCAAGCTTAAAATTGCGGATTAGTGGCGGCATTGTACAGAACATTGGCGAGAATGAAGTATTTAATAATTCCCAAACCCAGTATGGCAATCCCCGATCATTGGATCAGGTAAATGGTTCCATCGCTTTTCCAAAAAACAGTTCCTGGTTAAATGAAAATACACTGAACTGGAATAAGTCATTTGGAAAATCACATACTCTGAATGCTGTTGCCGGATTCACTGCACAGTCGGGAAAATCTTCAGCATATGGAATGCGGGCAACACAACTTCCGAACGAAGAGTTAGGACTCAGCGGTTTGGATGAAGGTATTTTACAGCCGATTTCTGCAACAAGTTCCTTGTGGTCGATGGCTTCTTATCTGGGAAGAGTGAATTACAGTTACAAATCAAAATACCTGTTTACTGCTTCTTTCCGTGCTGATGGATCGTCAAAGTTCTCAGCAAACAACAGATGGAGTTATTTCCCTTCCGGAGCTTTTTCATGGCGTTTTTCGAAAGAAAATTTTCTGGTGAACAGCAAAATTTTGTCGGAGGGTAAATTCAGAGTAAGCTATGGGCAAACAGGAAATAACCGTGTAAGCGATTTTGCTTATCTAACACTCATGCGGTTAACGAACCCACTTTATGTTTTCAATAATAACTATCAACCGGGAGTTGAAGCTGTACAGTTAGGTAACAGCGATCTGCGTTGGGAAAATACACAGCAGATTGATGTGGGTGTTGATTTAGGATTTTTTGATCAGCGATTAAACTTTACCGCTGACGTTTATCAAAAAACAACTCCGGATCTGTTATTGAATGCCGATCTTCCTACATCTACCGGTTTTACCACTGTGTTTAAAAATGTAGGTAGTGTGCGCAACCAGGGACTTGAGTTTTCATTGAATTCGGTGAACATACAAAAGGCTAAGTTTTCATGGAGTTCAAGTTTTAATATTTCCTTTAATAAAAGTGAGGTGTTGAAACTGGCCGAAGATCAGGAAGCATTATTAAGTAATATCAACTGGGATCAGAACTGGAGAAATACACCTGCTTATATTGCAAAACTCGGAATGCCGCTGGGTATGATGTATGGATTTATCTGGGATGGTGTTTATACCTACGATGATTTTAACAGAACAGGCACCGGTGGATATATTTTAAAGGATAATGTTACTACCAATGGAAACAACAGAGATAGAATTCAACCGGGCGATATTAAGTACAGAGATCTTAATGGCGATAAAGTGGTAAATGCAAATGATTACACAATCATCGGCAGAGGATTGCCAGTTCATTATGGAGGCTTTACCAACAATTTTACCTACGGTGATTTTGATCTGAATATATTCTTCCAGTGGTCGTACGGTAATGATATCTTAAATACGAATCTTGTCTATTTCGGAGCAAATGAGGCACACACAAGCAGAAACCTGTTTGCTTTTTACAAAGACCGCTGGACACCTGAAAACCCCGATTCAAAGATTCCACGTTTGAAAGGTTTTCGTGGAGGTGGATATTCTTCATACATGGTTGAAGATGGTTCCTATCTGCGTTTAAAAACAGTATCACTGGGTTATAATGTAAATGGCAGATTGCTTTCGAAAGTGAAGATCAGAAGTCTCAGAGCTTATGTGTCTGCGCAAAATTTAATCACATGGACAAACTACACCGGTCTTGATCCGGAAGTAAGTGCATACAATTCGGCTCTTACACCCGGCTTTGATTTTTCAACATACCCACGTGCAAGAACAATCACGTTTGGTTTAAACTTATCCTTCTAATTTTTTAAAAATACGATACATGAAAAGGCTTATTTATCTTTTAATTGTTGCTGTATTGGCGCTCAGCTGGGCTGGTTGCAAGAAGTTTTTGAATACCAAACCTACCGATACTCTTACTCCCGAAGAATATTATGGCAGTGAATCAAAATTAACTGCAGCACTGGCGGGGCTATATGATCCGTTAGGAAATGAAAACGGCATGTATGGAAGTTCCATGGTAACACAGTTTGATTACAGCGATGAATCGTGGGGTGGCAATTCCAATACAACAACCGGCATGATGGTATATAATTTCGATTTCACAACACCTCAGATTACCGAGTTGTGGAGAAACTGTTACACTGGTATTGACAGGGCAAACAGGTTAATTGCGAATATTAATGTTGCTTCAATGGATAGCACGGCAAGGCAAGCCATACTGGGCGAAGCATTGTTTTTAAGAGGGTTCTATTATTTTACGTTAGTAACCCGTTTTGGTGCAGTACCTATGCGTTTGGAACCAATTTCATCTCCCGCCGATGCACAATTACCACGTACATCGGTTGCTGAAATCTATGCGCAGATTTTGATTGATATGAAAGCTGCCGAAACAAAAGTTGTTCCGATGTATACAACAGCCAGCAGAGTGTATAAAACAGTTGTACAGGGAATGTTAGCCAGAGTATGCCTGCACATGGCGGGTTATCCGTTGAATGATCAAAGCAAATATGCAGAGGCATTGGAATGGGCAAAAAAAGTAAAAAGCTCAAATCAGCATACACTGAACATGTATATTGATCCGAAGTATATCAATTTTGATCCAGTGTTTAGCAAGACTTCACCGTACAGTCAGATATTTATTAATCATGCGCAGGATCTTTATGATGTAAAAGAAAGCATGTGGGAAATTGAGTTTAAAGGAAACAGAGCTGATGGGTTTAATGAAAACGGACGGATTGGAAACAATATTGGGATCGTTTTTCAACCCGGTGCAGGCACTGCACTTGAAAAAGACAGCGGCTTTTGCTGGGGGCAAGTAAAAGCAACAGCAGTTTTGTATAATTTGTATGGAACCAATGATTCTTTACGAAGAGACTGGGCCATCGGAAATCATTCAATTAACAATACTACCGGAGTTAAAACATTGTTGCCAGCAAGTAACAGACATGGACGTTATCCAGGTAAGTGGAGAAGATCGTTTGAGTTAATAACACCGAAGAATAAAAATTATACCCCCATCAACTTTCCTGTGTTACGCTATTCCGATGTTTTGTTGATGCTTGCAGAAGCAGAAAATCAGGTAAATGGTCCAACTGCCGAAGCGTATGAAGCAGTGAATATGGTAAGAAGAAGGGCGTTTAATGTGCCTTTATCTGCACCCAATGTGAACGCAGATGCACCAGCCGGT
It encodes the following:
- a CDS encoding RagB/SusD family nutrient uptake outer membrane protein; this encodes MKRLIYLLIVAVLALSWAGCKKFLNTKPTDTLTPEEYYGSESKLTAALAGLYDPLGNENGMYGSSMVTQFDYSDESWGGNSNTTTGMMVYNFDFTTPQITELWRNCYTGIDRANRLIANINVASMDSTARQAILGEALFLRGFYYFTLVTRFGAVPMRLEPISSPADAQLPRTSVAEIYAQILIDMKAAETKVVPMYTTASRVYKTVVQGMLARVCLHMAGYPLNDQSKYAEALEWAKKVKSSNQHTLNMYIDPKYINFDPVFSKTSPYSQIFINHAQDLYDVKESMWEIEFKGNRADGFNENGRIGNNIGIVFQPGAGTALEKDSGFCWGQVKATAVLYNLYGTNDSLRRDWAIGNHSINNTTGVKTLLPASNRHGRYPGKWRRSFELITPKNKNYTPINFPVLRYSDVLLMLAEAENQVNGPTAEAYEAVNMVRRRAFNVPLSAPNVNADAPAGLNKASFQQFIEDERARELCFESLRRLDLIRWNKFVSRMKEVSADFTANGGGNAYGSLAGRNVDQRHLLYPIPAAEILLNKNLTQNPGW
- a CDS encoding SusC/RagA family TonB-linked outer membrane protein, with protein sequence MRRCLLACILLLNLSLAFAQQVTISGTVTGSDNAPVEGVSVKVKGSQTAGAITNAEGKYRITISTRDAFLIFSHVGYLDRELSPGKNSTLDVVLQSRIKESEEVVVVGYGTVRKKDLTGSVAKVNMEDINKAPVRSFDEALAGRTAGVQVQSSDGQPGSGISIVVRGNNSITQNNSPLYVIDGFPIENSDNNAINPADIETIEVLKDASATAIYGARGANGVIMITTKKGKEGPPVISLNVSYGTQKALKKMDLLSAYEYVRYQIESDPALTPAAGSFGQTPTQIYLANGKSINDYKNEKAFDWQDAVLREAPMANYNLAVTGGTKQTRYAISGSYLDQQGILINSGYKRYQGRIVLDQTINSKLKISVNANYSNLMQSGISPSQSVFSASHNLMVAIWGARPVSPDVDDPDDMLFDPTINSATDYRVNPVVNQKNLVRNNRLQNFTVNAYAEYAIMPSLKLRISGGIVQNIGENEVFNNSQTQYGNPRSLDQVNGSIAFPKNSSWLNENTLNWNKSFGKSHTLNAVAGFTAQSGKSSAYGMRATQLPNEELGLSGLDEGILQPISATSSLWSMASYLGRVNYSYKSKYLFTASFRADGSSKFSANNRWSYFPSGAFSWRFSKENFLVNSKILSEGKFRVSYGQTGNNRVSDFAYLTLMRLTNPLYVFNNNYQPGVEAVQLGNSDLRWENTQQIDVGVDLGFFDQRLNFTADVYQKTTPDLLLNADLPTSTGFTTVFKNVGSVRNQGLEFSLNSVNIQKAKFSWSSSFNISFNKSEVLKLAEDQEALLSNINWDQNWRNTPAYIAKLGMPLGMMYGFIWDGVYTYDDFNRTGTGGYILKDNVTTNGNNRDRIQPGDIKYRDLNGDKVVNANDYTIIGRGLPVHYGGFTNNFTYGDFDLNIFFQWSYGNDILNTNLVYFGANEAHTSRNLFAFYKDRWTPENPDSKIPRLKGFRGGGYSSYMVEDGSYLRLKTVSLGYNVNGRLLSKVKIRSLRAYVSAQNLITWTNYTGLDPEVSAYNSALTPGFDFSTYPRARTITFGLNLSF